In Alkalihalobacillus sp. FSL W8-0930, a single window of DNA contains:
- a CDS encoding GNAT family protein — protein MIIVNDRLTLKPLKDEDMHPFWALAYKDKNPEWKKWDAPYYEHQAITYEDFMKKVSTHYLEQEDVYGIFENRRLIGTVSYYWEHKPSNWLEAGIIIYDSTLWNKQYGTPCFKAWITHLFETLSLVRVGFTTWSGNKRMMRLGEKLGMTLEAKLRNCRLYQGEYYDSIRYGVLKEEWFN, from the coding sequence TTGATCATCGTTAATGATCGTTTAACCTTGAAACCCTTAAAGGATGAAGATATGCATCCGTTTTGGGCGCTTGCTTATAAGGATAAGAATCCAGAATGGAAGAAGTGGGATGCTCCTTACTATGAGCATCAAGCTATTACATACGAGGACTTCATGAAGAAGGTAAGTACTCATTATCTTGAGCAGGAAGATGTGTACGGAATATTTGAGAATCGGCGTTTAATTGGCACGGTTTCTTACTACTGGGAGCATAAGCCGTCTAATTGGCTTGAGGCAGGAATTATTATCTATGATTCTACTCTATGGAATAAGCAGTACGGAACGCCATGTTTTAAAGCCTGGATTACGCATTTATTTGAGACTCTGTCATTGGTTAGAGTAGGTTTCACAACCTGGTCAGGAAACAAGCGAATGATGAGGCTCGGAGAGAAGCTGGGGATGACACTCGAAGCAAAACTTCGAAACTGTCGATTGTATCAAGGCGAGTATTATGATTCCATTCGCTACGGTGTCTTAAAAGAAGAATGGTTTAACTAA
- a CDS encoding DUF1272 domain-containing protein yields the protein MRKSCERCNKALKDHLIAYICVHECTYCKDCTSEVKNICPNCNGELVRRPKPPIHQHV from the coding sequence ATGAGAAAAAGCTGTGAACGCTGTAACAAAGCGCTTAAAGATCATTTGATTGCCTACATTTGTGTACATGAATGTACGTACTGCAAAGATTGTACAAGCGAAGTTAAGAATATTTGTCCTAACTGTAATGGAGAGCTTGTACGCAGGCCAAAACCGCCGATACATCAACACGTTTAA
- a CDS encoding fatty acid desaturase, whose product MTHTDHIQKTKKLTQQVLQYAKGENKSSIIQLMNTFIPFIALWVGAYFLMEVSYLLSLPLIVVAAGFLIRIFIIFHDCCHGSFFKNKQVNHILGTLTGVLTLFPYLQWKRDHSIHHATSSNLDKRGTGDIWVMTISEYQEASKREKLMYRLYRNPLVMFGLGPVYLFLLKNRFNRKEAPRKERINTYVTNLCIVFLATGTCLLVGWQAFLMIQLPIFFISGMLGIWLFYVQHTFEDTYFEEDENWDYVKAAVEGSSYYKLPPLLQWLTGNIGYHHVHHLSPRIPNYKLAEAHNKTEQLKNIPTITLRTSLTSLKFRLWDTEEKRFVGYNVLKQVSQSTVNRSLT is encoded by the coding sequence ATGACTCACACTGACCACATTCAAAAAACAAAAAAGTTAACACAACAAGTACTTCAATATGCTAAAGGTGAGAATAAAAGTAGTATTATACAACTAATGAATACATTTATCCCATTTATTGCTTTATGGGTAGGCGCATACTTCTTAATGGAGGTTTCGTATCTTCTATCGCTTCCACTTATTGTAGTGGCAGCTGGATTTCTCATTCGAATCTTTATTATTTTTCATGATTGTTGTCATGGATCGTTTTTTAAAAACAAACAAGTGAATCATATTCTTGGAACGCTAACAGGTGTCTTGACGCTGTTTCCTTATCTACAATGGAAGCGGGATCATTCGATTCATCATGCAACAAGCAGTAACCTAGACAAACGCGGAACTGGTGACATCTGGGTAATGACGATTAGTGAGTATCAGGAAGCTTCTAAAAGAGAGAAGTTGATGTATCGACTGTATCGTAATCCATTGGTGATGTTTGGACTTGGACCTGTTTATTTATTCTTACTTAAGAATCGATTTAATCGAAAAGAAGCACCGCGCAAAGAGCGGATCAACACCTATGTAACAAACCTATGTATTGTCTTTTTAGCTACTGGTACGTGTCTGCTTGTTGGCTGGCAGGCGTTTCTAATGATCCAACTTCCAATCTTCTTTATTTCTGGGATGCTAGGCATTTGGCTTTTCTACGTACAACATACCTTTGAAGATACGTACTTTGAGGAAGACGAAAATTGGGATTATGTAAAAGCGGCTGTTGAAGGAAGCTCATACTACAAACTACCTCCACTATTGCAGTGGCTAACTGGGAATATTGGCTATCACCATGTGCATCATCTTAGCCCAAGAATTCCGAACTATAAGTTAGCAGAGGCTCACAATAAGACCGAGCAATTAAAAAATATTCCAACGATCACTTTACGAACGAGTCTCACTTCTTTAAAATTCAGACTCTGGGATACAGAAGAAAAACGATTTGTTGGTTATAATGTACTAAAACAAGTTTCTCAGAGTACAGTGAACCGTTCTCTAACATGA
- a CDS encoding sensor histidine kinase, which produces MLEKMQKFNLHTYSGISPYIWAVFFVLPFYFIFQFSFEVDIISSVILVVSFFIFYRIAFLSKGWLVYVWLFLLMGISTSTILLFGYTFFAFFIAYFIGNIRDKRSFYLLYFIHLVATSFAINYGIINEPSLFLPQLAFVIIAWISVILLPFSTHNKNERDVLEHKLENANEQLSELIKVKERQRIARDLHDTLGQSLSMIGLKSELARKLIYKDPEQAAIEIKEVQQTARSSLNEVRKLVSSMKGLRLRDERMLSAQMLKAAHIDWSWHEEDTDLVSNIQLITENILAMCLKEAVTNVVKHSNATSCEASIQTNQGQLLLIVRDNGTFKKTENDLEKGNGLVGMRERLEFVDGSLEINSENGTELRIQVPYDIKIIYKDGNS; this is translated from the coding sequence ATGCTAGAAAAAATGCAGAAATTTAATCTTCATACCTATAGTGGAATATCGCCTTATATCTGGGCGGTATTCTTTGTTCTTCCGTTCTATTTTATTTTTCAATTTTCATTTGAAGTAGATATCATTTCAAGTGTCATCCTAGTCGTTAGCTTTTTCATCTTCTATCGAATTGCCTTTCTTTCTAAGGGATGGCTTGTCTATGTATGGCTCTTTCTTTTAATGGGTATCTCGACCTCGACCATTCTTTTATTCGGCTACACCTTTTTTGCCTTTTTCATCGCTTACTTTATTGGTAATATAAGGGACAAGCGATCGTTTTATTTGTTATACTTTATTCACTTAGTCGCTACATCATTTGCGATTAACTATGGAATTATTAATGAACCAAGCTTATTTTTACCACAGCTGGCATTTGTTATTATTGCCTGGATTAGTGTTATCCTTCTGCCGTTCAGCACACATAATAAAAACGAGCGTGATGTGCTTGAGCATAAGCTTGAGAATGCGAATGAGCAATTATCTGAGCTAATCAAGGTTAAGGAACGTCAACGAATTGCAAGAGATTTGCATGACACACTTGGGCAAAGCCTTTCTATGATTGGACTTAAGAGTGAGCTAGCCCGAAAGTTGATCTACAAAGATCCGGAACAAGCTGCAATAGAAATTAAAGAGGTCCAGCAAACAGCCAGATCCTCATTAAATGAAGTAAGAAAGTTAGTTTCATCGATGAAGGGCCTTCGATTAAGGGATGAACGAATGTTATCAGCTCAGATGCTAAAAGCTGCGCACATCGACTGGAGCTGGCATGAGGAAGACACAGATCTAGTATCTAACATCCAATTAATTACGGAGAACATCTTAGCCATGTGTTTAAAGGAAGCTGTCACAAATGTGGTGAAGCATAGTAACGCAACAAGCTGCGAAGCGTCTATTCAGACGAATCAAGGCCAACTTCTCCTGATTGTAAGAGATAACGGGACATTTAAAAAGACAGAGAATGATCTTGAGAAGGGTAATGGCCTTGTAGGGATGAGAGAGCGCTTGGAATTTGTAGATGGCAGCCTTGAAATTAACTCTGAAAATGGAACAGAGCTTCGAATTCAAGTGCCATATGATATTAAAATAATCTACAAGGATGGGAATTCATGA
- a CDS encoding response regulator transcription factor, with translation MITIYIAEDQQLLLGALEALLNLEDDMKIVGKGKTGQEAVDFVSQHQPDVCIMDIEMPTKTGLEAAEELKLLEFDTKVVILTTFARSGYFQRALQAGVSAYLLKDSSSDELAQAIRHVVIGKRVYAPELMDDVFRETNPLTEREKEVLSLIAEGKSTKEISAELDLKLGTVRNYVSVILEKLDVKNRIEAVTHSKEKGWFN, from the coding sequence ATGATAACAATCTATATAGCCGAAGACCAACAGCTGTTGCTTGGTGCACTTGAAGCATTGCTAAACCTTGAAGATGATATGAAGATTGTTGGGAAAGGAAAGACAGGACAAGAAGCCGTTGATTTTGTGAGTCAGCACCAGCCGGATGTGTGCATCATGGATATTGAAATGCCGACAAAAACAGGGCTTGAAGCTGCGGAAGAATTAAAGCTTCTTGAATTTGATACGAAGGTTGTTATTCTTACGACGTTTGCACGGTCCGGGTATTTTCAACGTGCTCTTCAAGCGGGCGTAAGTGCCTATTTACTAAAAGATAGCTCAAGCGACGAGCTTGCTCAGGCCATTCGACACGTAGTTATAGGGAAGCGTGTGTATGCGCCTGAATTAATGGATGACGTCTTTCGCGAGACAAATCCGTTAACTGAACGAGAGAAAGAAGTTCTTTCATTAATTGCAGAAGGAAAAAGCACAAAAGAAATATCTGCCGAACTTGACCTCAAGCTCGGAACGGTGAGAAATTACGTCTCTGTTATTTTAGAAAAGCTAGATGTAAAAAATCGCATCGAAGCAGTGACACATTCAAAAGAAAAAGGCTGGTTTAACTAG
- the nagB gene encoding glucosamine-6-phosphate deaminase produces MQIIKARDYEDMSVKAAAYVLRHLKQNPAINIGFATGGTPVGLYEQLVEDHKKNQTSYQEVTSFNLDEYIGLSYDHPKSYHTYMREQLFEHIDIRDERVFIPESNIKEPEVACAAYEDALYSHGGIDIQILGIGSNGHIGFNEPGTDFQSTTHIVKLEETTRKANARFFNILAEVPTHAITMGIASIMRSKEILLLISGQSKKDALHHLLHGEETEAVPASILKRHPRVTVIADAAARGE; encoded by the coding sequence GTGCAAATCATTAAAGCACGGGATTACGAGGATATGAGTGTAAAAGCTGCAGCGTATGTACTCAGGCATTTAAAACAGAACCCTGCTATAAATATTGGCTTTGCAACAGGAGGAACACCAGTTGGTCTATATGAGCAATTAGTAGAAGATCACAAAAAAAACCAAACGTCATATCAAGAAGTCACGTCATTTAATTTAGACGAATACATTGGTCTCTCATATGACCACCCCAAAAGCTACCACACCTATATGAGAGAGCAGCTTTTCGAACACATTGATATACGGGACGAGCGGGTTTTCATACCAGAAAGTAATATCAAGGAACCAGAAGTCGCATGTGCAGCTTACGAAGATGCTCTCTATTCTCATGGGGGAATTGATATACAAATTCTTGGGATTGGAAGTAATGGACATATTGGCTTTAACGAGCCGGGAACTGATTTTCAGTCCACCACTCATATTGTAAAGCTTGAGGAAACAACTCGTAAGGCAAACGCACGATTCTTCAACATTCTTGCAGAGGTTCCGACCCACGCCATTACGATGGGTATCGCAAGTATCATGAGAAGCAAAGAAATTCTGTTGTTAATCTCTGGTCAGAGCAAGAAGGATGCCTTGCACCACCTTTTACACGGAGAAGAAACAGAAGCTGTTCCTGCATCCATTTTAAAACGACACCCGCGCGTCACAGTCATTGCCGATGCTGCTGCTCGTGGTGAGTAA
- the nagA gene encoding N-acetylglucosamine-6-phosphate deacetylase, translated as MQQTQKPIILKGMNVYTEDGIIQSGYLLIENQRIAAFGSINELDLLSTDVQLIELPSDYKLIPGFIDIHIHGAYGADAMDATSEALQTLAINLPKEGTTSFLATTMTQSSPAIEAALFHVGEYIHSYQQPGQAEILGIHLEGPFVNPVKAGAQPVEHIVPPSIDTFKKWHSLSRNSIKIVTLAPEMEGGLELVTYLNEQKINPSIGHSNATYDEVDEAMEKGASQVTHLFNQMSGVHHREPGVVGASFLHDSLKAELIVDGIHVRPEIVKLAFKQKGSEGLLLITDAMRAKGLPDGSYDLGGQSVNVKEGEALLSDGTLAGSVVTFNQALKNMMNFSGCSLEEAVQMASVNPAKQANVYDQKGSISVGKDADLVILGQSNEVVMTFCQGKCAYVQEGGITGANH; from the coding sequence ATGCAACAAACTCAAAAACCGATCATCCTAAAAGGAATGAATGTCTACACTGAAGACGGAATCATCCAATCCGGTTACTTGCTAATCGAGAACCAACGTATTGCAGCATTTGGCTCAATCAATGAGTTAGATTTGCTTTCTACTGATGTTCAACTGATTGAACTCCCATCTGATTACAAGTTGATACCTGGTTTCATCGATATTCATATCCACGGTGCATATGGTGCAGATGCAATGGATGCGACCTCTGAAGCCTTGCAGACCCTTGCAATAAATCTTCCAAAGGAAGGAACAACCAGCTTCCTTGCAACAACAATGACACAAAGTTCTCCGGCCATTGAGGCGGCTCTGTTCCATGTCGGTGAATATATTCACTCCTATCAACAACCTGGCCAGGCTGAAATTCTTGGAATCCACCTTGAAGGCCCCTTTGTAAATCCTGTTAAAGCGGGAGCACAGCCAGTTGAACATATCGTTCCACCAAGTATAGATACATTTAAAAAATGGCATTCTCTATCAAGAAACTCTATTAAAATCGTTACGTTAGCTCCTGAGATGGAAGGTGGCTTAGAGTTAGTTACTTACCTAAACGAACAAAAGATTAATCCATCAATCGGCCATTCAAATGCTACATACGATGAGGTTGATGAAGCGATGGAGAAAGGCGCTAGTCAGGTGACTCATCTTTTTAATCAGATGAGTGGAGTTCACCACCGAGAGCCTGGTGTTGTAGGAGCCTCGTTCCTACACGATTCACTTAAAGCAGAGTTGATTGTAGATGGAATTCATGTTCGGCCTGAGATTGTGAAGTTAGCCTTTAAACAGAAAGGTTCTGAGGGGTTACTACTTATCACGGATGCGATGAGAGCCAAGGGATTGCCGGACGGATCATATGATTTGGGAGGTCAATCTGTCAATGTGAAGGAAGGAGAAGCCTTGTTAAGTGATGGAACGTTAGCAGGAAGTGTGGTCACATTCAATCAAGCGCTTAAAAATATGATGAATTTTTCTGGATGCTCTTTAGAAGAGGCTGTACAAATGGCGTCTGTAAATCCAGCAAAGCAAGCAAACGTTTACGATCAAAAGGGAAGTATTTCTGTTGGGAAAGATGCAGACCTTGTTATTTTAGGTCAATCAAATGAAGTCGTTATGACTTTTTGCCAGGGCAAATGTGCGTATGTACAAGAAGGAGGAATTACGGGTGCAAATCATTAA
- the nagE gene encoding N-acetylglucosamine-specific PTS transporter subunit IIBC gives MMNYLQRIGRSLMLPVAVLPAAAILMGIGYWIDPTGWGSENVFAAFLIIAGESIIEHIPILFAVGVALGMSKQKDGAAALSGLVAYLVITTLLSTESVALIQGIEVENVNMAFGNIENVFIGIISGIIASIMFNRFSHVQLPSALAFFSGKRLVPILTSAVMILASVFFYMAWPTVYNGLVAFGESISTLGAVGAGIYGFVNRLLIPIGLHHALNGVFWFDLAGINDIGNFWSGTGVKGVTGMYQAGFFPIMMFGIPAAGLAMYHTAKTNKKKVVASLMLAGGFAAFLTGVTEPVEFAFMFVAPLLYVVHALLTGLSFAIAASFEWTAGFGFSAGLIDFVLSSRLPMANQPYMLLLQGLFFFLLYYFIFKFLILKFDIKTPGREEEEVEDVAPTEEPSTDRNQSFNEMATRIYEELGGQSNVTSIDNCVTRLRLEVEDPSIIDSSKLKAIHGVSGFIVTGKTSVQVVVGTQVQFVADEMKKISKE, from the coding sequence ATGATGAATTATCTTCAAAGAATAGGGCGTTCTTTAATGCTGCCGGTAGCCGTCCTTCCAGCTGCCGCCATTTTAATGGGAATTGGATATTGGATTGATCCAACTGGATGGGGCTCTGAAAATGTGTTTGCGGCCTTTTTAATTATAGCTGGTGAATCTATTATTGAGCATATTCCTATTTTATTTGCAGTGGGTGTCGCTTTAGGAATGTCGAAACAAAAAGACGGGGCTGCTGCACTTAGTGGACTGGTTGCCTATTTGGTCATTACAACATTGCTTTCAACAGAATCTGTAGCGTTAATTCAAGGAATTGAAGTAGAGAACGTGAATATGGCTTTTGGTAATATTGAAAATGTATTCATCGGTATTATATCAGGAATCATTGCTTCTATTATGTTTAATCGTTTTAGCCATGTTCAACTACCAAGTGCCCTTGCATTTTTTAGTGGGAAGCGATTGGTTCCGATTCTCACATCAGCTGTTATGATTCTTGCATCTGTATTTTTTTATATGGCATGGCCAACTGTTTACAACGGACTCGTTGCTTTTGGAGAGTCTATAAGTACATTAGGAGCAGTGGGTGCAGGTATTTATGGTTTTGTAAACAGACTGCTCATTCCCATTGGGCTACATCACGCGTTGAATGGTGTCTTCTGGTTTGACCTTGCTGGGATCAATGACATCGGAAACTTTTGGTCCGGTACAGGAGTGAAGGGTGTTACAGGTATGTACCAAGCGGGATTTTTCCCAATTATGATGTTTGGGATACCTGCAGCTGGTCTAGCGATGTACCATACTGCTAAAACAAACAAGAAAAAGGTTGTCGCTTCACTTATGCTAGCTGGCGGGTTTGCAGCTTTCTTAACTGGAGTAACTGAGCCAGTTGAATTTGCCTTTATGTTTGTTGCGCCATTGTTATATGTTGTCCATGCACTCTTAACAGGATTGTCTTTTGCCATTGCAGCGTCCTTTGAATGGACAGCTGGATTTGGGTTTAGTGCGGGATTAATTGATTTTGTCTTAAGCTCACGATTACCGATGGCCAACCAACCGTATATGTTACTGCTTCAAGGTCTTTTCTTCTTCTTGTTATACTACTTTATTTTTAAATTCCTAATTTTAAAATTTGATATTAAAACGCCTGGTAGAGAAGAAGAGGAAGTAGAAGATGTGGCTCCTACAGAAGAACCTTCTACTGACCGAAACCAATCATTTAACGAAATGGCTACAAGGATTTACGAGGAATTAGGTGGACAGAGCAACGTCACCTCGATTGATAATTGTGTCACGAGACTAAGGCTAGAAGTAGAAGATCCCTCAATCATTGACTCATCAAAACTAAAAGCCATCCATGGCGTATCAGGATTCATCGTTACAGGGAAAACCAGCGTTCAAGTTGTTGTCGGAACGCAGGTTCAATTTGTTGCTGATGAAATGAAAAAGATAAGTAAGGAATAA
- a CDS encoding tartrate dehydrogenase: MKKLTIASIPGDGVGKEVVPEAQRVLKAVSELHGGIEFQFSSFPWSCEYYLEHGTMMPEDGLEQLKDFDSIFLGAVGNQNLVPDHVSLWGLLINIRREFEQVINVRPAKVLDGVRSPLVNPKDFDLLVVRENSEGEYSSIGGRIHQGEDEIAIQNAVFSRRGTERAMRYAFELAKSRRGHVTSATKSNGIVYSMPFWDEVFQEVSRDYPSIQTESQHIDALAAFFVTRPEKFDVIVASNLFGDILTDIGAAIMGSIGVAPAANINLNGKYPSMFEPVHGSAPDIIGKGIANPIGQIWTAKMLLDHHGETELGEHLLHSIEQVTSKGIITPDIGGGHSTTEVTNEIIKTLQKKTI, from the coding sequence ATGAAGAAGCTTACGATCGCAAGCATTCCTGGAGACGGAGTCGGAAAAGAAGTTGTGCCTGAAGCACAAAGAGTATTGAAAGCGGTATCTGAATTGCATGGTGGGATTGAGTTTCAATTTTCCTCCTTTCCTTGGAGCTGTGAATATTATCTAGAACACGGAACAATGATGCCTGAAGATGGCTTAGAGCAATTAAAGGACTTTGATTCTATTTTTCTAGGGGCGGTGGGGAACCAGAATCTTGTTCCGGATCACGTATCATTATGGGGACTACTTATCAACATTCGCCGTGAGTTTGAGCAAGTGATTAATGTTAGACCAGCTAAAGTACTCGACGGAGTGAGGTCCCCACTTGTGAACCCTAAGGATTTTGATCTGTTAGTTGTTAGAGAAAATAGCGAGGGTGAATACAGCTCCATTGGTGGAAGAATCCATCAAGGAGAGGACGAGATTGCCATCCAAAATGCAGTTTTCTCCAGACGAGGCACCGAACGCGCTATGCGTTATGCCTTTGAGCTAGCCAAATCAAGACGCGGACATGTGACTAGCGCAACAAAGTCGAACGGGATTGTGTACTCCATGCCATTTTGGGACGAGGTGTTCCAGGAGGTTAGTCGGGACTACCCATCGATACAAACAGAATCACAGCATATTGATGCCCTAGCTGCTTTCTTTGTCACACGACCTGAGAAGTTTGATGTTATCGTAGCCTCTAATTTATTTGGAGACATTTTAACCGATATTGGTGCAGCGATTATGGGGAGTATTGGCGTCGCTCCTGCAGCAAACATCAACTTAAACGGTAAGTATCCATCGATGTTTGAGCCCGTTCATGGATCTGCACCTGATATCATAGGTAAGGGCATTGCTAATCCAATTGGGCAAATCTGGACTGCTAAAATGTTACTTGATCATCACGGGGAAACCGAGCTGGGTGAACATTTACTACACTCGATTGAACAGGTAACGAGTAAGGGAATCATTACGCCAGACATTGGCGGAGGTCATTCAACAACGGAAGTGACGAATGAGATTATTAAGACGTTGCAAAAGAAAACCATTTAA
- a CDS encoding TIGR00730 family Rossman fold protein has protein sequence MTQLKRIAVFCGSSTGTDPVYMEEASKLGTLLANRGIGLVYGGAQVGCMGAVANACLAAGGEVIGVIPEKLMNVELAHSGLTEQHVVKTMHERKAMMADLSDAFIALPGGAGTLEEWFEVFTWSQLGYHSKPCSFLNVNNFYQPLLQMMNHTVEQGFMRPAYQDLIISETNATDLLHRLETFQPLEISKWGN, from the coding sequence ATGACACAGTTAAAACGTATTGCAGTATTCTGCGGATCAAGTACCGGGACGGATCCGGTTTACATGGAGGAGGCAAGCAAATTAGGGACATTGCTTGCAAATAGAGGGATTGGTCTTGTCTATGGAGGCGCTCAAGTAGGCTGCATGGGTGCGGTTGCGAACGCATGCTTGGCAGCTGGTGGTGAAGTGATCGGAGTGATACCGGAGAAATTAATGAATGTTGAACTTGCTCATAGCGGATTAACAGAGCAGCATGTCGTGAAAACGATGCACGAACGAAAAGCGATGATGGCTGATTTGTCTGATGCCTTTATTGCATTACCTGGAGGGGCGGGAACTTTAGAAGAATGGTTTGAAGTCTTTACGTGGTCGCAGTTAGGCTATCATTCTAAGCCGTGTAGCTTCTTAAATGTAAATAACTTTTATCAGCCACTGCTACAAATGATGAATCATACAGTTGAGCAAGGATTTATGAGACCGGCTTATCAGGATCTGATTATTTCCGAGACAAATGCAACGGACTTGTTACACAGGTTGGAAACCTTTCAACCACTTGAAATCTCTAAGTGGGGAAACTAA
- a CDS encoding GrpB family protein: protein MDPSFDRKKEPIIIEDPKDYWQIKAQAEKDHLFELLRYGHLVEIEHIGSTAVPGLAAKPVIDLMAKVKDFSKIDQIIDILQKNSWIHIPALEGEEEWRKYFIKLHNNKRVAHLHIVEEDSEKWDEHISFRDALRSTPTLVKEYAELKKKLASQFTYNREQYTSGKSAFIQSVLNRRHN from the coding sequence ATGGATCCGTCCTTCGATCGGAAAAAGGAACCAATTATAATCGAAGATCCAAAGGATTACTGGCAGATCAAAGCTCAAGCAGAGAAGGACCATTTGTTTGAGCTTCTGCGTTACGGTCATTTAGTAGAAATTGAACATATCGGGAGCACGGCTGTACCTGGATTAGCAGCAAAGCCAGTCATTGATTTGATGGCAAAGGTAAAGGATTTTAGCAAGATAGATCAGATTATTGACATTTTGCAGAAAAACAGTTGGATTCACATCCCGGCTTTAGAAGGCGAAGAAGAATGGCGGAAGTACTTTATCAAATTACATAACAATAAACGAGTGGCTCATCTCCATATCGTTGAAGAAGATTCAGAGAAATGGGACGAGCATATCTCTTTTCGAGATGCCCTGCGTAGCACTCCTACACTCGTCAAAGAGTATGCCGAGTTAAAGAAGAAGTTAGCTTCTCAGTTTACTTATAATCGAGAGCAATATACGAGTGGAAAATCAGCTTTTATTCAATCGGTACTGAACAGACGACATAATTGA
- a CDS encoding nitronate monooxygenase produces MKKESIYKRLQLTHPIIQAPMAGGISTPELTAAVSNHGGLGTIAAGYLTPEALREHIQEVKKKTDHWFGVNVFVPSTYQVEDCALHTSKTLLHPIHQSLEIEQEEVSLPKSEEDFRTYQALIDVIIEERVPVCTFTFGIPSHSIIERLKRHNIVVIGTATTVKEAIEIERAGLDMVILQGSEAGGHRGTFLHTEEEGLIGLMALIPQAIRLIHIPIIAAGGIMDGRALMAARCLGADAVQMGTAFLTCTESGASDIHKKAITKATDSQTILTSVFSGKKARGINNTFIRVMQKHEEDLPAFPIQHILTKSIRQESMKQKNREYMSLWSGQSPMLATVQTAGELIERVMEEAEEVWNGV; encoded by the coding sequence ATGAAGAAAGAAAGTATTTATAAACGTCTTCAACTCACGCATCCCATCATTCAAGCTCCAATGGCAGGTGGGATTTCTACACCTGAACTAACGGCAGCCGTTTCCAACCATGGGGGCCTTGGAACGATTGCTGCAGGATATCTGACACCTGAAGCTCTTCGTGAACACATTCAAGAAGTCAAAAAGAAAACGGACCACTGGTTTGGAGTCAATGTTTTTGTCCCTTCTACCTATCAAGTTGAAGACTGTGCCTTACATACATCCAAGACATTACTACATCCAATCCATCAAAGTTTAGAGATTGAGCAGGAAGAGGTTTCCTTACCCAAGTCAGAGGAAGATTTTCGAACGTATCAAGCTTTAATTGATGTCATCATTGAAGAGCGTGTTCCAGTATGTACCTTTACTTTTGGTATCCCTTCGCACTCGATTATTGAGCGTTTAAAGCGACACAATATCGTGGTTATCGGCACAGCGACCACTGTAAAAGAAGCCATTGAGATTGAACGAGCAGGGCTTGATATGGTGATCCTGCAAGGAAGTGAAGCAGGAGGACATAGAGGCACATTTCTACATACAGAGGAAGAAGGCTTGATTGGCTTGATGGCACTGATCCCTCAAGCCATTCGTCTCATTCATATTCCGATTATTGCAGCCGGTGGAATTATGGATGGACGTGCACTGATGGCTGCCAGATGCTTAGGGGCGGATGCCGTTCAAATGGGAACAGCCTTTTTAACATGCACAGAAAGTGGAGCCTCAGATATTCATAAAAAAGCCATTACAAAAGCAACCGATAGTCAAACCATTTTAACAAGTGTGTTCTCCGGGAAAAAAGCGAGAGGAATCAACAATACGTTTATTCGAGTCATGCAAAAACACGAGGAGGACCTACCGGCGTTTCCTATTCAACACATACTCACTAAGTCCATTCGTCAGGAATCGATGAAGCAGAAGAATCGCGAATACATGTCCCTATGGTCTGGTCAAAGTCCAATGCTTGCAACCGTTCAAACAGCTGGAGAGTTGATTGAACGTGTCATGGAAGAAGCGGAAGAGGTATGGAATGGTGTCTAA